A genomic region of Micromonospora sp. NBC_01796 contains the following coding sequences:
- the pta gene encoding phosphate acetyltransferase, translating to MARSVYIAGLGHGGGKSTIALGLAELLSRQVERIGVFRPLVSDTEEDPILALLRERYRIDTPAEDLYGTTYAEASRLVADGQREELISRIVERYRTVERGCPAVVVVGSDFDDAAEGGTGGLSRELAFNARLATEFGSVVVPVVDGFEQEPEAIAAAARGAYHDLEDLGATVLAVVANRVPGAMTLPELPVPAYAIPEVPAVSAPTVAEVATALGATLLAGDRAALERDVLDFVVGAAHVPTLLDHLTDGALMITPGDRADLLVAAAAAHVAGQVSVAGLVLTLGEQPDPRVMRLVERLRTGLAVLSVPGDSYHTVSASSRIEGRPSAANPRKVEAALGAFEAAVDTPELARRLRVARSARVTPLMFEYDLIDRARAARRRLVLPEGTDERILRATEILLRRRVADLTLLGDPDEIRRRAREIGVDIEQADLVDPAASPWRDEFAAEYVHLRAHRGVTPDLAQDVVVSPNYFGTMMVHLGRADGMVSGATHTTAATIRPAFEIIRTVPDVSVASSVFFMLLSDRVLVYGDCAVNPDPDANQLADIALSSADTAARFGVEPRLAMLSYSTGASGAGADVEKVAAATELVRTRRPDLLVEGPIQYDAAIDPAVAATKLPGSTVAGRATVFVFPDLNTGNNTYKAVQRSAGAVAVGPVMQGLRRPVNDLSRGATVKDIVNTVAITAIQAAATGPADGDRREDVAS from the coding sequence GTGGCACGCAGTGTCTATATCGCCGGGCTCGGGCACGGCGGCGGCAAGTCGACGATCGCACTCGGGCTGGCCGAACTCCTCTCCCGGCAGGTCGAGCGGATCGGTGTGTTCCGGCCCCTGGTCAGCGACACCGAAGAGGACCCGATCCTGGCCCTGCTGCGCGAGCGCTACCGGATCGACACCCCGGCCGAGGACCTGTACGGCACCACCTACGCCGAGGCGTCCAGGCTGGTCGCCGACGGGCAGCGGGAGGAACTGATCTCCCGGATCGTGGAGCGCTACCGTACGGTCGAACGCGGCTGCCCGGCCGTGGTCGTGGTCGGCAGCGACTTCGACGACGCGGCCGAGGGCGGCACCGGCGGGCTCTCCCGCGAACTCGCCTTCAACGCCCGGCTGGCCACCGAGTTCGGCAGCGTGGTGGTGCCGGTGGTGGACGGGTTCGAGCAGGAGCCGGAGGCGATCGCGGCGGCGGCGCGCGGGGCGTACCACGACCTGGAGGACCTGGGCGCGACCGTACTGGCGGTGGTGGCCAACCGGGTGCCGGGGGCGATGACCCTGCCGGAGCTGCCGGTGCCCGCGTACGCGATTCCCGAGGTGCCGGCCGTGTCGGCGCCGACGGTGGCCGAGGTGGCCACCGCGCTCGGCGCCACCCTGCTCGCCGGTGACCGGGCCGCGCTGGAGCGGGACGTCCTCGACTTCGTCGTCGGGGCGGCACACGTGCCGACCCTGCTCGACCACCTGACCGACGGCGCGTTGATGATCACTCCGGGGGACCGGGCGGACCTGCTGGTCGCCGCCGCGGCGGCGCACGTCGCCGGTCAGGTGTCCGTGGCCGGGCTGGTGCTCACCCTCGGCGAGCAGCCGGACCCGAGGGTGATGCGGCTGGTCGAGCGGCTGCGTACCGGCCTGGCGGTGCTCTCGGTGCCCGGCGACAGTTACCACACGGTGTCCGCCTCCAGCCGGATCGAGGGCCGACCGAGTGCGGCGAACCCGCGCAAGGTGGAGGCCGCCCTGGGCGCCTTCGAGGCCGCGGTGGACACCCCCGAGCTGGCCCGGCGACTGCGGGTCGCCCGGTCCGCGCGGGTCACCCCGCTGATGTTCGAGTACGACCTGATCGACCGGGCCCGCGCGGCCCGCCGCCGGCTGGTGTTGCCCGAGGGTACGGACGAACGGATCCTGCGGGCGACCGAGATCCTGCTCCGCCGCCGGGTGGCCGACCTGACCCTGCTCGGCGACCCGGACGAGATCCGCCGCAGGGCACGCGAGATCGGCGTCGACATCGAGCAGGCCGACCTGGTCGACCCGGCCGCCAGCCCGTGGCGGGACGAGTTCGCCGCCGAGTACGTCCACCTGCGCGCCCACCGGGGCGTCACCCCGGACCTGGCCCAGGACGTGGTGGTGAGCCCGAACTACTTCGGCACGATGATGGTCCACCTGGGTCGGGCCGACGGCATGGTCTCCGGCGCCACCCACACCACCGCCGCGACGATCCGCCCCGCCTTCGAGATCATCCGTACCGTGCCGGACGTGTCGGTGGCCTCCAGCGTCTTCTTCATGCTGCTGTCGGACCGGGTCCTGGTGTACGGCGACTGCGCGGTGAACCCGGACCCGGACGCGAACCAGCTCGCCGACATCGCCCTCTCCTCGGCCGACACCGCCGCCCGGTTCGGTGTCGAACCCCGGCTGGCGATGCTGTCGTACTCGACCGGGGCGTCCGGTGCGGGCGCCGACGTGGAGAAGGTCGCGGCAGCCACCGAACTGGTCCGGACCCGCCGGCCGGACCTGCTGGTCGAGGGACCCATCCAGTACGACGCCGCGATCGACCCGGCGGTGGCGGCGACCAAACTCCCCGGCAGTACGGTCGCCGGCCGGGCCACCGTCTTCGTCTTCCCCGACCTGAACACCGGGAACAACACGTACAAGGCGGTGCAGCGCTCGGCCGGTGCCGTGGCGGTCGGCCCGGTGATGCAGGGCCTGCGCCGCCCGGTCAACGACCTGTCCCGGGGGGCGACGGTGAAGGACATCGTCAACACGGTGGCGATCACCGCGATCCAGGCGGCGGCAACCGGTCCCGCCGATGGCGACCGGCGAGAGGACGTGGCGTCGTGA
- a CDS encoding DUF6104 family protein — MYFTDRGIEELVERRGDESVTLEWLGERLREFVDLNPEFETPIERFATWLARHDDEDDE, encoded by the coding sequence ATGTACTTCACCGACCGGGGCATCGAGGAACTGGTCGAGCGCCGGGGCGACGAGAGCGTCACCCTGGAGTGGCTCGGCGAGCGCCTGCGCGAGTTCGTCGACCTCAATCCCGAGTTCGAAACCCCCATCGAACGCTTCGCCACCTGGCTGGCCCGCCACGACGACGAGGACGACGAGTAG
- a CDS encoding multifunctional oxoglutarate decarboxylase/oxoglutarate dehydrogenase thiamine pyrophosphate-binding subunit/dihydrolipoyllysine-residue succinyltransferase subunit, with the protein MSTQQTSQENPLAGFGPNEWVVEEMYQRYLADPTSVDSAWHDFFADYRPAADTADGNGSAPKTATAAKPAPGVKKEAASAPPAAAKTQPATAPAAEPKAAEPKAAEPKPAPAAPAPKAAAPAAAAAPAKKAAPAQPPAAGSSTTPLRGVAAKIVQNMDASLSVPTATSVRAVPAKLVVDNRIVINNHLARGRGGKVSFTHLIGYALVRALAEHPEMNHSYAEVDGKPVMVKPEHVNLGIAIDLAKPDGSRNLVVPSIKACEQMDFRQFWQAYEDVVRRARRNELTMEDYGGTTISLTNPGGIGTVHSQPRLMVGQGTIIGVGAMEYPAPYQGMSEETLAELAVSKIITLTSTYDHRIIQGAQSGEFLKVMHELILGERGFYDEIFTSLRIPYEPVRWMRDVAVSSEGQINKTARVIEIIHAYRVRGHLMADTDPLEFKIRKHPDLDVLQHGLTLWDLDRYFPVGGFNGKQKMKLREVLGVLRDSYCRRVGVEYMHIQDPEERRWIQDRIERKYEKPSADEQKHVLNRLNAAEAFETFLQTKYVGQKRFSLEGGESLIPLLGEVLEAAAEGSLDEVVIGMAHRGRLNVLANIVGKPYEKIFSEFEGHLDPRSTQGSGDVKYHLGQAGKFSTPDGEHAIKVSVTANPSHLEAVDPVLEGIVRAKQDRIDLRLEGYTVLPVAVHGDAAFAGQGVVAETLNLSQLRGYRTGGTVHVVVNNQVGFTTAPEYSRSSLYSTDVARMIQAPIFHVNGDDPEAVVRVARLAFEYRQEFNKDVVIDMVCYRRRGHNEGDDPSMSNPQMYQIIDSKRSVRKLYTEELIGRGDITVEDAEELLRDFQAQLERVFKATRDAATPGRQPTRPRRQAEPEPQVQTAIGADVVHAIGTAHTTLPEGFTPHKRIQQLLDRRAKMATDGNIDWGFGEIIAFGSLLHDGVTVRLAGQDSRRGTFVQRHAVIVDAKTGREHLPLSALTNDRSRFFVHDSLLSEYAAMGFEYGYSVENTEALVLWEAQFGDFANGAQSVVDEFISSSEVKWGQQSAVTLLLPHGHEGQGPDHTSGRPERFLQMCAEDNMRVAIPTTPANHFHLLRRQALSEKRKPLVVFTPKSLLRHKLCVSSVEDFTTGGFQPVLGDRTIAKPEAVKRVLLCTGKIYYDLLQARDERKITDTAIVRMEQLYPLPVEEIRAALAEYPNAEDFAWVQEEPANQGAWSFVALNLLEHLDGVRLRRISRPSAAAPAVGSAKMHEVEQGALIEAALPRP; encoded by the coding sequence GTGTCGACCCAGCAGACTTCGCAGGAGAACCCACTGGCGGGTTTCGGCCCGAACGAGTGGGTCGTCGAGGAGATGTACCAGCGTTACCTCGCCGACCCCACCAGCGTCGATTCGGCCTGGCACGACTTCTTCGCCGACTACCGTCCGGCAGCCGACACGGCTGACGGCAACGGGTCGGCTCCGAAAACAGCGACAGCGGCCAAGCCGGCACCGGGGGTGAAGAAGGAAGCGGCCAGCGCTCCCCCGGCTGCCGCGAAGACCCAGCCGGCGACCGCTCCGGCCGCCGAGCCGAAGGCTGCCGAGCCCAAGGCTGCCGAGCCGAAGCCGGCTCCGGCCGCACCGGCGCCGAAGGCAGCCGCACCGGCCGCCGCCGCTGCGCCGGCCAAGAAGGCCGCACCGGCCCAGCCGCCGGCCGCGGGCAGCAGCACCACTCCGTTGCGCGGTGTCGCGGCGAAGATCGTGCAGAACATGGACGCCTCGCTGTCGGTGCCGACCGCGACGAGCGTGCGCGCGGTGCCGGCGAAGCTGGTGGTCGACAACCGCATCGTGATCAACAACCACCTCGCCCGGGGTCGGGGCGGCAAGGTCAGCTTCACCCACCTGATCGGGTACGCCCTGGTCCGGGCGCTGGCCGAGCACCCCGAGATGAACCACTCGTACGCCGAGGTGGACGGCAAGCCGGTGATGGTGAAGCCGGAGCACGTCAACCTGGGCATCGCGATCGACCTGGCCAAGCCGGACGGCTCGCGCAACCTGGTGGTGCCGTCGATCAAGGCGTGCGAGCAGATGGACTTCCGTCAGTTCTGGCAGGCCTACGAGGACGTGGTCCGGCGGGCCCGGCGCAACGAGCTGACCATGGAGGACTACGGCGGCACGACGATCTCGCTGACCAACCCGGGCGGGATCGGCACCGTGCACTCCCAGCCCCGGCTGATGGTCGGGCAGGGCACGATCATCGGTGTCGGCGCGATGGAGTACCCGGCGCCGTACCAGGGGATGTCCGAGGAGACCCTGGCCGAGCTGGCCGTCAGCAAGATCATCACGCTGACCAGCACGTACGACCACCGGATCATCCAGGGCGCCCAGTCCGGCGAGTTCCTGAAGGTCATGCACGAGCTGATCCTCGGTGAGCGCGGCTTCTACGACGAGATCTTCACCTCGCTGCGGATCCCGTACGAGCCGGTGCGCTGGATGCGCGACGTGGCGGTGAGCTCCGAGGGTCAGATCAACAAGACCGCCCGGGTCATCGAGATCATCCACGCGTACCGGGTGCGCGGTCACCTGATGGCCGACACCGACCCGCTCGAGTTCAAGATCCGCAAGCACCCGGACCTGGACGTGCTCCAGCACGGCCTGACCCTCTGGGACCTCGACCGCTACTTCCCGGTCGGCGGCTTCAACGGCAAGCAGAAGATGAAGCTCCGCGAGGTCCTCGGGGTGCTGCGCGACTCCTACTGCCGCCGGGTCGGCGTGGAGTACATGCACATCCAGGACCCGGAGGAGCGGCGCTGGATCCAGGACCGGATCGAGCGGAAGTACGAGAAGCCGTCGGCGGACGAGCAGAAGCACGTACTCAACCGGCTGAACGCGGCCGAGGCGTTCGAGACCTTCCTCCAGACCAAGTACGTCGGCCAGAAGCGGTTCTCGCTGGAGGGCGGCGAATCACTGATCCCGCTGCTCGGCGAGGTGCTGGAGGCGGCGGCCGAGGGCTCCCTGGACGAGGTCGTGATCGGCATGGCCCACCGTGGTCGGCTGAACGTGCTCGCCAACATCGTCGGCAAGCCGTACGAGAAGATCTTCTCCGAGTTCGAGGGACACCTCGACCCGCGCTCGACCCAGGGCTCGGGCGACGTGAAGTACCACCTCGGCCAGGCCGGCAAGTTCAGTACGCCGGACGGCGAGCACGCGATCAAGGTGTCGGTGACCGCCAACCCGTCGCACCTGGAGGCGGTCGACCCGGTGCTCGAGGGCATCGTCCGGGCCAAGCAGGACCGGATCGACCTGCGCCTGGAGGGCTACACCGTGCTCCCGGTGGCGGTGCACGGCGACGCCGCGTTCGCCGGGCAGGGCGTGGTGGCCGAGACGCTCAACCTGTCGCAACTGCGGGGCTACCGCACCGGCGGGACCGTGCACGTGGTGGTCAACAACCAGGTCGGCTTCACCACCGCACCGGAGTACTCGCGCTCCAGCCTCTACAGCACCGACGTCGCCCGGATGATCCAGGCGCCGATCTTCCACGTCAACGGGGACGACCCGGAGGCCGTGGTTCGGGTGGCCCGGCTGGCCTTCGAGTACCGCCAGGAGTTCAACAAGGACGTCGTTATCGACATGGTCTGCTACCGGCGGCGCGGCCACAACGAGGGCGACGACCCCTCGATGTCCAACCCGCAGATGTACCAGATCATCGATTCGAAGCGGTCGGTCCGCAAGCTCTACACCGAGGAGCTGATCGGGCGCGGGGACATCACCGTCGAGGACGCCGAGGAGTTGCTCCGCGACTTCCAGGCCCAGCTCGAACGGGTCTTCAAGGCCACCCGTGACGCCGCGACGCCGGGCCGGCAGCCGACCCGCCCGCGCCGCCAGGCCGAGCCGGAGCCGCAGGTGCAGACCGCTATCGGCGCGGACGTGGTGCACGCGATCGGTACGGCGCACACGACGCTGCCCGAGGGCTTCACCCCGCACAAGCGGATCCAGCAGTTGCTCGACCGGCGGGCCAAGATGGCCACCGACGGCAACATCGACTGGGGCTTCGGCGAGATCATCGCGTTCGGTTCGCTGCTGCACGACGGGGTGACCGTCCGGCTCGCCGGTCAGGACTCGCGCCGGGGCACGTTCGTCCAGCGGCACGCGGTCATCGTGGACGCCAAGACCGGCCGGGAGCACCTGCCGCTGTCCGCGCTGACCAACGACCGGTCCCGGTTCTTCGTGCACGACTCGCTGCTCAGCGAGTACGCCGCGATGGGCTTCGAGTACGGCTACTCGGTAGAGAACACCGAGGCGCTGGTCCTCTGGGAGGCGCAGTTCGGTGACTTCGCCAACGGCGCCCAGTCGGTGGTGGACGAGTTCATCTCCTCCAGCGAGGTGAAGTGGGGCCAGCAGTCGGCGGTGACGCTGCTGCTGCCGCACGGCCACGAGGGTCAGGGGCCGGACCACACCTCCGGGCGGCCGGAGCGCTTCCTGCAGATGTGCGCCGAGGACAACATGCGGGTGGCCATCCCGACCACCCCGGCGAACCACTTCCACCTGCTGCGCCGCCAGGCGCTGTCGGAGAAGCGCAAGCCGCTGGTGGTCTTCACGCCGAAGTCCCTGCTGCGGCACAAGCTCTGTGTCTCCAGCGTCGAGGACTTCACCACCGGCGGTTTCCAGCCGGTGCTGGGCGACCGGACCATCGCCAAGCCGGAGGCGGTCAAGCGGGTGCTGCTCTGCACCGGCAAGATCTACTACGACCTGCTCCAGGCCCGCGACGAGCGCAAGATCACCGACACCGCGATCGTACGGATGGAGCAGCTCTACCCGCTCCCGGTGGAGGAGATCCGGGCGGCCCTGGCCGAGTACCCGAACGCCGAGGACTTCGCCTGGGTCCAGGAGGAGCCGGCCAACCAGGGTGCCTGGTCGTTCGTGGCGCTCAACCTGCTGGAGCACCTCGACGGCGTACGGCTGCGGCGGATCTCCCGTCCGTCGGCCGCCGCCCCCGCGGTGGGCTCGGCGAAGATGCACGAGGTCGAGCAGGGCGCACTGATCGAGGCGGCACTGCCCCGCCCCTGA
- a CDS encoding GNAT family N-acetyltransferase, which produces MAVLLTAPAPTGTSGYTLLIADDAAQIAAAQRLRHDVFAEELGANLHSAVQGLDTDEFDAHCDHLLVRDDSTGAVVGTYRMLPPDRAARAGRRYAESEFDLSAFAPLRDELVEIGRSCVHPDHRTGAVINLMWAGIARYLHLRGLRWLGGCASLPLTDGGANAVAVWQQVSARNMAPPPLRVRPHRPWLAEPAGVAALAARAERAEKPSAAVPALLKGYLRLGAWVCGEPAYDPDFDVADLYVLLSMDRMHPRYRRHFLGLGEDG; this is translated from the coding sequence ATGGCTGTTCTGCTCACCGCTCCCGCACCCACCGGGACCAGCGGCTACACCCTGCTGATCGCCGACGACGCGGCCCAGATCGCCGCCGCGCAGCGGCTGCGCCACGACGTCTTCGCCGAAGAACTCGGCGCCAACCTCCACTCGGCCGTCCAGGGACTCGACACCGACGAGTTCGACGCGCACTGTGACCACCTGCTCGTCCGGGACGACAGCACCGGGGCCGTCGTCGGGACGTACCGGATGCTGCCGCCGGACCGCGCCGCGCGCGCCGGCCGGCGGTACGCGGAGAGCGAGTTTGACCTGTCCGCCTTCGCCCCGCTCCGCGACGAGCTGGTGGAGATCGGGCGGTCCTGCGTGCATCCGGACCACCGCACCGGCGCGGTGATCAACCTGATGTGGGCCGGTATCGCCCGCTACCTGCACCTGCGCGGGCTGCGGTGGCTGGGCGGCTGCGCCTCGCTGCCGCTGACCGACGGTGGCGCGAACGCCGTCGCGGTCTGGCAGCAGGTCTCCGCCCGGAACATGGCCCCGCCGCCGCTGCGGGTACGCCCGCACCGGCCCTGGCTGGCCGAACCCGCCGGGGTCGCCGCGCTCGCCGCTCGGGCGGAGCGGGCCGAGAAACCGTCGGCGGCCGTACCCGCCCTGCTCAAGGGTTACCTCCGGCTCGGTGCCTGGGTGTGCGGGGAGCCCGCGTACGACCCGGATTTTGACGTGGCGGACCTCTACGTACTGCTCTCGATGGATCGGATGCACCCCCGTTACCGGCGGCACTTCCTCGGACTCGGAGAAGACGGATGA
- a CDS encoding lysophospholipid acyltransferase family protein, with amino-acid sequence MNPLWQPRSACGPHCLPGPRETPTVSRLHQAGRLTALFGALLFGALLVPVLPVLPAAGRQAAGRWWARLVLGSLGVTLQVRGRLPRRRALLAANHISWLDIMATLAVAPARMLAKQEVRQWPLIGPLAASGGTIFVNRTRPRALPQTVAKVAEALRSDRVVAVFPEGTTWCGKPRAAGACPAGGRFRPAMFQAAIDAGAPVVPLTINYRTGPGRDGTTAAAFLGEDSLWVSLRRVLAVRGLSVTVTAAPALHPEQSASRRRLAQAAESAVRFAGPPTPHRHPTPLPTPTPLAPTSPSGLSLAA; translated from the coding sequence ATGAACCCCCTCTGGCAGCCCCGCTCGGCCTGCGGGCCGCACTGCCTGCCCGGCCCCCGCGAGACGCCGACGGTGTCCCGGCTGCACCAGGCCGGGCGGCTGACCGCCCTGTTCGGCGCGTTGCTGTTCGGGGCGCTGCTGGTGCCCGTACTTCCGGTGTTGCCAGCGGCCGGGCGCCAGGCCGCCGGCCGCTGGTGGGCCCGGCTGGTGCTCGGCTCCCTGGGCGTGACCCTCCAGGTACGCGGCCGGCTGCCCCGGCGGCGGGCGCTGCTCGCCGCCAACCACATCTCGTGGCTGGACATCATGGCCACCCTGGCGGTCGCGCCGGCCCGGATGCTGGCCAAGCAGGAGGTACGGCAGTGGCCGCTGATCGGCCCGCTGGCCGCCTCGGGCGGCACCATCTTCGTCAACCGCACCCGGCCCCGGGCGCTGCCGCAGACGGTGGCCAAGGTGGCCGAGGCACTGCGGTCCGACCGGGTGGTCGCGGTCTTCCCGGAGGGTACGACCTGGTGCGGCAAGCCCCGTGCGGCCGGCGCCTGCCCGGCCGGTGGACGGTTCCGGCCGGCGATGTTCCAGGCGGCGATCGACGCCGGTGCGCCGGTGGTGCCGCTCACCATCAACTACCGGACCGGACCGGGGCGCGACGGTACGACCGCAGCCGCCTTCCTGGGCGAGGACAGCCTCTGGGTGTCGCTGCGCCGGGTGCTCGCCGTACGGGGGCTCTCGGTGACGGTGACCGCCGCGCCGGCCCTGCACCCGGAGCAGTCCGCCTCCCGCCGGCGCCTGGCCCAGGCAGCCGAGTCCGCAGTCCGCTTCGCCGGCCCACCCACCCCCCACAGGCACCCCACCCCGCTGCCCACCCCGACCCCGCTGGCCCCCACCTCGCCCAGCGGCCTCTCCCTCGCCGCCTAA
- a CDS encoding DUF4097 family beta strand repeat-containing protein, with protein MARWTINGPQRIALDEPVTRLEVRLIGGRLSVMATDGPARVEITRASTRPLITVEHHDGRLSVRQDWPRKWQRLFWWLGHRYRVDVSIAVPAHVVADLRLVDGAVLVSGLREHTQVDVTSGQVTLMGLAGETRAKVVSGPVEALGVAGELVMETVSGELVLADGSAARVRATTVSGSITCDLDNPRRSEIRLSTTSGSVTVRVRADSDMAVHLHSTSGRITSAFPQLKAGSTYWSTDSHGVLGAGEGKLWANSTSGSIALLARPADTDDEFVDDDREGAA; from the coding sequence ATGGCGAGATGGACGATCAACGGGCCGCAGCGGATCGCGCTCGATGAACCGGTCACCCGGTTGGAGGTCCGCCTGATCGGCGGGCGGCTCAGCGTGATGGCTACCGACGGGCCCGCCCGGGTGGAGATCACCCGAGCCAGCACCCGACCCCTGATCACCGTGGAGCACCACGACGGCCGGCTCTCCGTACGCCAGGACTGGCCCCGGAAGTGGCAGCGGCTCTTCTGGTGGCTCGGCCACCGCTACCGGGTCGACGTGTCGATCGCGGTGCCCGCGCACGTCGTCGCCGACCTGCGACTGGTCGACGGCGCGGTGCTCGTCTCCGGACTCCGCGAGCACACCCAGGTCGACGTCACGTCCGGACAGGTCACGCTGATGGGGCTGGCCGGTGAGACCAGGGCCAAGGTGGTCTCCGGCCCGGTCGAGGCACTCGGTGTCGCCGGCGAACTCGTGATGGAGACGGTCTCCGGGGAACTGGTCCTCGCCGACGGTTCCGCGGCCCGCGTACGCGCCACCACCGTCTCCGGGTCGATCACCTGCGACCTCGACAACCCCAGGCGCAGCGAGATCCGGCTCAGCACCACCTCCGGGAGCGTGACCGTACGGGTCCGGGCGGACAGCGACATGGCGGTGCACCTGCACAGCACCTCCGGCCGGATCACCAGCGCGTTCCCGCAGCTCAAGGCGGGCAGCACGTACTGGTCGACGGACAGCCACGGGGTGCTGGGCGCAGGTGAGGGCAAGCTCTGGGCCAACTCCACCTCGGGCAGCATCGCGCTGCTGGCCCGCCCGGCGGACACCGACGACGAGTTCGTCGACGACGACCGGGAGGGGGCGGCGTGA
- a CDS encoding PadR family transcriptional regulator has translation MTGVFSHGRLRLYLLKLLDDGPKHGYELIRLLENRFLGHYAPSAGTIYPRLQRLEVEGLVTHTAAGGRKVYEITDAGRTELGQRDGELADLESDIKASVADLSSLAGEIQTEVRGSVRDLKRELRAATRETRYGGWTVPGGARHVPPPPDADLGAEFDRRLTDFTTEVRALVHNRRLTDTQLRTLIRTLDGALDGLRRLLR, from the coding sequence GTGACCGGGGTGTTCAGCCACGGGCGGCTCCGGCTCTACCTGCTGAAGCTGCTCGACGACGGACCGAAGCACGGGTACGAGCTGATCCGGCTGCTGGAGAACCGGTTCCTCGGCCACTACGCTCCCAGCGCCGGCACGATCTACCCCCGGCTCCAACGGCTGGAGGTCGAGGGCCTGGTCACCCACACCGCCGCCGGTGGGCGCAAGGTGTACGAGATCACCGACGCCGGCCGGACCGAGCTGGGCCAGCGCGACGGCGAACTGGCCGATCTCGAATCGGACATCAAGGCCTCGGTGGCCGATCTCTCCAGCCTCGCCGGGGAGATCCAGACCGAGGTACGCGGCTCGGTGCGGGACCTGAAGCGGGAGCTGCGCGCCGCCACCAGGGAAACCCGGTACGGCGGCTGGACGGTCCCCGGCGGCGCCCGCCACGTCCCGCCGCCCCCGGACGCGGATCTCGGGGCGGAGTTCGACCGCAGACTCACCGACTTCACCACAGAGGTACGCGCCCTGGTACACAACCGGCGGCTCACCGACACCCAGCTCCGTACGCTGATCCGGACCCTGGACGGTGCGCTCGACGGGTTGCGCCGGCTGCTGCGCTGA
- a CDS encoding response regulator transcription factor: MAAQTEARLLVVEDDPNILELLSASLRFAGFDVATATSGSAAVTAAKDRRPDLVVLDVMLPDLDGFEVIRLMRESGTRTPVVFLTARDATDDKIRGLTLGGDDYVTKPFSLEELTARIRAVLRRTATGEQAPSRLSFADLELDEETHEVHRAGQRVQLSPTEFKLLRYLMLNANRVLSKAQILDHVWNYDFRGDDNIVESYISYLRRKVDTSQPRLIHTLRGVGYVLRKPAA, translated from the coding sequence ATGGCTGCGCAGACCGAGGCACGACTACTCGTGGTGGAAGACGACCCCAACATCCTGGAGTTGCTCTCCGCGAGCCTGCGTTTCGCCGGCTTCGACGTGGCCACGGCGACCAGCGGCAGTGCCGCCGTCACCGCGGCCAAGGACCGCCGTCCCGACCTGGTCGTGCTCGACGTCATGCTGCCCGACCTGGACGGCTTCGAGGTCATCCGGCTGATGCGGGAGAGCGGCACCCGTACGCCGGTGGTGTTCCTGACCGCGCGGGACGCCACCGACGACAAGATCCGTGGGCTGACCCTCGGCGGTGACGACTACGTCACCAAGCCGTTCAGCCTGGAGGAGCTGACCGCCCGGATCCGGGCCGTGCTGCGGCGTACGGCGACCGGGGAGCAGGCGCCGTCCCGGCTCAGCTTCGCCGACCTGGAGCTGGACGAGGAGACGCACGAGGTGCACCGGGCCGGGCAGCGGGTCCAGCTCTCCCCGACCGAGTTCAAGTTGCTGCGTTACCTGATGCTCAACGCGAACCGGGTGCTCTCCAAGGCGCAGATCCTCGACCACGTGTGGAACTACGACTTCCGGGGCGACGACAACATCGTCGAGTCGTACATCTCCTACCTGCGGCGCAAGGTCGACACGAGTCAGCCCCGGCTGATCCACACCCTGCGGGGCGTCGGCTACGTGCTGCGTAAGCCCGCGGCGTGA